One window from the genome of Leptospira johnsonii encodes:
- a CDS encoding SpoIIE family protein phosphatase → MNYYLFLPISALIINTLLISYVFARRFRSAVIRDFLRFVLFLNLWLVSYILYWSMLPPEWMTPIFKLSCFTWIPVGLLFLETVYRFLNIRSTILLPFFRFSVVLTIFLTASTNWIIKGSILYDWGYELEPGILFVPFSSVAVSGPAIWGLYLLIKERLRTKQRKIKQQLNYWILGTTIALGISAYTELFNLDGQGRFLFVPLSPAAISIQAFFIFVAITRYGFLNISLERIAVELFRDIHDGIILTKENHEFFFANQAAIAILDGSPSREGLFKPEWHFANYREEQDHIPRDYQLIGHSALQFIELTVSEIKITENESGTLYLLRDITEKKAAQEKIHQLYSQIVNDLEIARVTQASIITQKFPDKGSYRIHSFFQPIDKVGGDMLRVIEHPGERVDILFADVSGHGIASAMVGGMLSIAFQIISEKKLSPKESLFEIHEMLSKVVLHHHISAVYASFYPQENRVRFSYAGHHPMLVFRGGKIYPLEGEGRILLAVKELHLNDYHFDLLSSDRLLFYSDGLYEVKNDLGEIFGYDEFLDWIQGMADRDTRSLLEAAHRKALEFGNGKHNDDLAMLALEIGP, encoded by the coding sequence ATGAATTATTACCTTTTTCTGCCAATAAGCGCTCTTATCATAAATACTCTTCTTATTTCATATGTTTTCGCGAGAAGGTTCCGAAGCGCAGTCATTCGGGATTTTTTACGATTCGTTCTATTCTTAAATCTCTGGCTGGTTTCTTATATTTTATATTGGAGCATGCTTCCACCGGAATGGATGACTCCAATTTTTAAACTTTCCTGTTTTACCTGGATCCCTGTCGGCCTTCTATTCTTAGAAACGGTATATAGATTTTTAAACATTCGTTCGACAATCCTTCTCCCATTCTTTCGTTTTTCTGTAGTGCTAACTATTTTTCTGACCGCTTCTACCAATTGGATCATCAAGGGCTCTATCTTGTACGATTGGGGTTATGAATTGGAACCTGGGATTTTGTTCGTTCCGTTCAGTTCGGTCGCAGTCAGCGGTCCTGCGATCTGGGGGCTCTATCTTCTTATAAAAGAAAGATTGAGAACAAAACAAAGAAAGATCAAACAACAACTGAATTACTGGATCTTGGGGACAACGATCGCTCTAGGAATCAGCGCTTATACTGAATTATTCAACTTAGACGGACAAGGCAGATTTTTATTCGTTCCATTGAGTCCGGCTGCGATCAGCATACAGGCGTTCTTCATTTTTGTGGCGATCACACGTTATGGATTTTTAAATATCAGTTTGGAAAGGATCGCAGTAGAATTATTCCGAGACATTCACGACGGGATCATTCTTACAAAGGAAAATCACGAATTCTTTTTTGCAAACCAGGCAGCAATCGCTATCTTGGACGGCTCTCCTTCTAGAGAAGGCCTATTCAAACCGGAATGGCATTTTGCAAATTATAGAGAAGAGCAGGATCATATCCCCAGAGACTACCAATTAATAGGCCACTCAGCTTTGCAGTTCATAGAACTCACAGTCTCCGAGATCAAGATCACAGAGAATGAATCCGGAACCTTGTATTTATTGCGAGACATCACTGAAAAAAAGGCAGCTCAAGAAAAGATCCACCAATTATATTCACAAATCGTAAACGACTTGGAGATTGCGAGAGTAACACAAGCCTCTATCATCACCCAAAAGTTTCCGGACAAAGGTTCTTATCGGATCCATTCTTTTTTCCAGCCCATAGACAAGGTGGGCGGGGACATGTTGAGAGTGATAGAACATCCTGGAGAAAGAGTAGATATCCTATTCGCAGATGTTTCCGGTCACGGGATCGCCTCTGCGATGGTAGGAGGAATGCTCTCGATCGCCTTCCAGATCATTTCGGAGAAAAAACTTTCTCCCAAGGAAAGTTTGTTCGAGATCCACGAAATGCTCTCCAAGGTGGTGCTGCATCATCATATCTCAGCGGTATATGCCAGTTTTTATCCGCAGGAGAATAGAGTCCGATTCTCTTACGCAGGACATCATCCAATGCTTGTTTTCAGAGGAGGAAAAATTTATCCTTTGGAAGGAGAAGGTAGGATCTTACTAGCAGTTAAGGAATTACATCTAAACGATTATCATTTTGATCTGCTATCTTCCGACAGATTATTATTCTATTCTGACGGTTTGTACGAGGTTAAGAATGATCTAGGAGAAATTTTCGGTTACGACGAATTCTTAGACTGGATCCAAGGAATGGCGGACAGAGACACTCGCTCTCTATTAGAAGCAGCTCATCGAAAGGCATTAGAATTCGGGAACGGAAAACATAACGACGATCTGGCAATGTTGGCCTTGGAGATCGGACCGTGA
- the fliD gene encoding flagellar filament capping protein FliD: MPAFSIPGLSSGQDTNQIVKKLVELEAKPIRRLEKQNGFNQAQVKAWSDLKTLTTDLQNKTREIISFTAPFATKSIVSDPEGVITGDAARSANSGKRKIEVKELATFHQISGDPIDSERKILAGTFKIISGEIEKEIEFQGGTIRDLYLTIRTAAAGIVQPTLVKVDQDKTVLTLAAAQSGKDNQLKFDDPNGVLKGASLVGGMLPQDPPQYFYLPWESSQTNPFQPNKYGMSATAKPIFIAADPEKKEPSKIKLSSKQAFQFHMDAREGKKGARIEATLSEPLEEGETISLGVLYDQDEQDKVFLEQAYHKEGKIRITFKSNMDGKKIHKVIVINQTGKEKEFSNFRFVLPSEFNGAKPAKTIVEAKDAVFTVDGIEITRPKNEGLTDVLDGVLLNLNKKSEGGPATVDIKVDSAKGIRMIKEFIEAYNNVLKYSKDATAVNREGGISDSKLEDPDIARSFWEGKTKTGILAGENSVIRLVAGMKTVTTSSFPAFPNSEIRTLSDVGISTGEVGSKWADIQEGLLSLDEAKLAAKLAENPDAVRHLFAQDTNSDARMDTGVGVNLVEHLKPYTQFAGGLVTSKIKLLEEQVSDNNKKIKNFESHLMSYEKKLKEKFLYMEQGVGRNKAVGSYLNNNLSRGQGGDDK, encoded by the coding sequence ATGCCCGCATTCTCTATTCCGGGACTGAGTTCCGGCCAGGATACGAACCAAATCGTAAAAAAACTGGTAGAGCTGGAAGCAAAGCCGATTCGCCGTTTGGAAAAACAAAACGGTTTCAATCAGGCTCAGGTCAAAGCATGGTCCGATCTTAAAACTCTTACTACAGACCTCCAAAACAAAACTAGAGAAATTATTTCTTTTACGGCTCCTTTCGCTACTAAGTCGATCGTTTCCGATCCGGAAGGTGTGATCACCGGAGATGCTGCGCGTTCTGCAAACAGCGGTAAACGTAAGATAGAAGTGAAAGAGCTTGCTACATTCCATCAGATCTCAGGCGATCCTATCGATTCGGAAAGAAAGATACTTGCTGGAACTTTTAAAATTATTTCGGGAGAGATAGAGAAGGAGATCGAGTTCCAAGGTGGGACCATTCGAGATCTATATCTTACAATTCGCACTGCCGCTGCAGGGATCGTTCAGCCTACGCTTGTAAAAGTGGATCAGGATAAGACGGTTCTTACGTTAGCTGCTGCTCAGTCCGGCAAAGACAATCAATTGAAGTTCGACGATCCGAACGGTGTGCTCAAGGGGGCTTCTCTTGTGGGAGGAATGCTTCCTCAGGATCCTCCTCAGTATTTTTATCTTCCTTGGGAATCGAGCCAAACGAATCCTTTTCAGCCGAATAAATACGGTATGAGCGCTACCGCAAAACCAATATTTATCGCAGCAGATCCTGAGAAAAAAGAACCTTCTAAGATCAAATTAAGTTCTAAACAAGCATTTCAGTTCCACATGGACGCAAGAGAAGGGAAGAAGGGCGCAAGAATTGAAGCCACTCTTTCCGAACCTTTGGAAGAAGGAGAAACGATCTCGCTAGGTGTACTCTATGATCAGGACGAGCAGGATAAAGTATTCTTAGAGCAGGCTTATCATAAGGAAGGAAAGATCCGTATTACCTTCAAGTCTAATATGGATGGCAAAAAGATCCATAAGGTAATCGTAATCAACCAAACTGGAAAGGAGAAGGAATTCTCCAATTTTAGATTCGTTCTTCCTTCGGAGTTTAACGGAGCGAAGCCCGCAAAGACCATTGTAGAAGCTAAGGATGCGGTCTTTACAGTAGACGGAATAGAGATCACTCGGCCTAAAAACGAGGGACTTACCGATGTTTTGGACGGAGTTCTTCTGAACCTGAACAAGAAGAGCGAAGGTGGTCCAGCCACAGTAGATATCAAAGTGGATTCTGCAAAAGGGATCCGTATGATCAAGGAATTTATAGAAGCATATAATAATGTTCTAAAATACTCCAAAGACGCAACCGCAGTCAATAGAGAAGGTGGGATCAGCGATTCTAAACTGGAAGATCCGGATATCGCCAGATCCTTCTGGGAAGGAAAAACTAAAACGGGTATTTTGGCTGGAGAAAATTCCGTCATCCGTTTGGTTGCAGGTATGAAAACAGTGACCACTTCTTCTTTTCCTGCTTTTCCGAATTCGGAGATCAGGACTCTTTCCGATGTTGGAATTTCAACAGGAGAAGTCGGAAGTAAATGGGCCGATATTCAAGAAGGCCTTTTGTCACTGGACGAAGCGAAATTGGCCGCGAAACTTGCGGAAAATCCGGATGCGGTCCGCCATTTGTTCGCTCAGGATACGAATTCCGACGCCAGAATGGACACCGGAGTAGGTGTAAACCTGGTTGAACATTTAAAACCTTATACTCAGTTCGCTGGTGGACTGGTAACAAGCAAGATCAAGTTATTGGAAGAACAAGTTTCCGATAATAATAAGAAGATCAAAAATTTCGAATCCCACCTGATGAGTTATGAAAAAAAGCTCAAAGAGAAGTTCCTATATATGGAGCAGGGTGTGGGTAGAAATAAAGCCGTTGGTTCCTATCTGAACAATAATCTCAGTAGGGGACAAGGCGGAGACGATAAATAA
- a CDS encoding SpoIIE family protein phosphatase produces the protein MNPYLILPLFALFINLWLFTYVLALKGKHRVVHLYLLYSGALSLWIISIILYWSFLPFHWMTWVFKISSISWLIVGPLFLEFVFAFLSKNPNIVLYLLRGLALAIFPVTLTTDWIIAGVERKYWGDMLVQGPLYVYGINLLTVSPPVYAIYLLLFESRKEEIGFRKQCYLLAFGTFLSSVLGFLTTVLPRILSQGDLNYPPLSGSVSVIQSACVFIAIAKYGFLEIRLEKIALQLYAKLREGVILLSASDDLLYWNESAKEMLGFPKIAATPEKLDLGKFLEGFTRRPFSRMDFKRKFSEIKPVVSEEDILPSSDSVYLEVSKSEIPISGRDLGRVYVLRDITEKKEASERINMLYSRVIQDLDIAREVQNTITTRDFPSSDKFKIFSYFRPYDRVGGDVLNCSESADGSLEILFADVSGHGISSAMVAAMASISFNVFSRKGNKPKEGLLFTNDLLSSVVTQHFISAVFLRYDPYTRILEYSYAGHHAGLLLRDGKTTDLQGKGGVLLAVGTPILEDFRIQLQPGDRVLLYSDGLFEVRGSKGIPMGNTTLVEAVKKLSYQDSDSLIRSLVSYSESFGDGIMTDDLTLFCLEITG, from the coding sequence GTGAACCCATATCTCATTCTTCCATTATTTGCGTTATTCATCAACCTCTGGTTATTCACCTATGTTTTAGCCTTAAAAGGAAAACATAGAGTAGTTCATTTATATCTTTTATACTCCGGAGCATTAAGTCTCTGGATCATTTCCATAATTCTATATTGGTCCTTTTTACCTTTCCATTGGATGACCTGGGTATTTAAGATCAGCTCCATATCCTGGTTAATAGTTGGTCCCTTATTTTTAGAGTTCGTATTCGCATTCTTATCAAAAAATCCGAATATAGTTTTGTATCTTTTACGTGGATTGGCTCTCGCGATCTTCCCGGTCACATTGACGACAGATTGGATCATAGCCGGAGTTGAAAGAAAATACTGGGGCGACATGCTCGTCCAAGGTCCACTTTACGTATATGGGATCAATTTACTTACGGTTTCTCCACCTGTGTATGCGATCTATCTTTTGCTTTTCGAATCTAGAAAAGAAGAGATCGGATTCAGAAAACAATGTTATCTATTGGCATTCGGAACATTTCTTTCCTCTGTGCTTGGATTTTTGACCACAGTACTTCCTAGAATCTTATCACAAGGAGATCTAAATTATCCTCCTTTAAGTGGAAGTGTAAGTGTGATCCAATCCGCCTGTGTATTCATTGCGATCGCAAAATACGGCTTTTTAGAGATCCGATTGGAAAAGATAGCACTCCAATTGTATGCAAAGCTCAGAGAAGGAGTGATCCTATTATCCGCTTCCGACGACTTGTTATATTGGAACGAAAGCGCAAAGGAAATGTTAGGTTTTCCTAAAATAGCGGCCACTCCGGAGAAACTGGATCTAGGAAAATTCCTGGAAGGATTTACTAGAAGACCCTTCTCCAGAATGGACTTCAAAAGAAAATTTTCAGAAATCAAACCGGTCGTTTCGGAAGAAGATATTCTCCCCTCCTCCGATTCAGTATATTTAGAAGTTTCCAAATCGGAAATCCCGATCTCGGGAAGAGATCTAGGTAGAGTGTATGTTCTCAGAGACATTACTGAAAAGAAAGAAGCCTCTGAAAGGATCAATATGCTCTACTCAAGGGTGATCCAAGATCTGGATATAGCAAGAGAAGTACAGAACACGATCACTACTCGCGACTTTCCTTCTTCCGATAAATTTAAAATATTCTCCTATTTCCGTCCTTACGATCGAGTAGGAGGAGATGTTCTGAATTGTTCCGAAAGTGCGGATGGAAGTCTGGAGATCTTATTCGCGGATGTTTCAGGACATGGGATCTCCTCCGCGATGGTCGCCGCAATGGCATCCATCTCCTTCAACGTATTTTCCAGAAAAGGAAACAAACCTAAAGAGGGTCTATTGTTCACAAACGACCTACTTTCTTCCGTGGTGACCCAACATTTTATCTCTGCGGTTTTCCTTAGATACGATCCATATACAAGAATATTAGAATATAGTTATGCAGGTCACCATGCAGGGCTTCTTCTCAGAGACGGAAAGACAACTGATCTGCAAGGAAAAGGAGGGGTCTTACTCGCCGTAGGAACTCCTATCTTGGAGGACTTCCGTATACAACTCCAGCCCGGAGATAGGGTATTATTGTATTCTGACGGTTTATTCGAGGTCAGAGGATCTAAAGGAATCCCAATGGGTAACACAACACTTGTGGAAGCGGTAAAAAAACTATCTTACCAGGATTCCGACAGTCTGATCCGCTCCTTAGTATCCTATTCGGAATCCTTCGGAGACGGGATCATGACGGACGATCTAACCTTATTCTGTTTAGAAATTACAGGCTAA
- a CDS encoding acyl-CoA dehydrogenase family protein: MLQNNYFNDVSDLRLHFDHIINWKEIVDSYEGGFVDAAKYKAGDERFAAAPSTHEEALEYYKTLLDSVGEFAGKEIAPYVAELDKVGVKFENGKVVFPEKLLEIVRKARDAGLQPTGFSRKYGGLGVPWTVRAFFSEILYRVDASVCISIGCVNLAEIVEKNGSEELKEEWLPRLAAGEFACAMGLTEPDHGSDLPGLRTKATHKEGNIYLLNGTKRFITQGCGTGEIPAILLLLARTGNPGSGARGLSFFLVQSKDVQVAGIEKKMGLHCSPTCEIVLENTPGILIGEEGHGLIKHTMGMLNGARMGISQQGVGIAQAALAETKKYTSERIQFGKPIGTIPAVRKILHRMERETMAMRCLMLEGARAMDLYYFRGDHLKEKGATERDLKSDVVLKYWEKLAGILTPISKFYCSESCVKIAGDAVQLHGGAGFTEDYDVSRIYRDSRITTIYDGTSQIQVNASIGGIVTGMSGHGFLREYIDNEWSHFPTEDTKVLSDVWDGFQEAVVMYKELSTSEEREETADEIVWASARLLSGLLFYRSTLRIPEELRPERLSHVEEYNLDSLGYMEGLKAKLRVKISARQAV, translated from the coding sequence ATGCTGCAAAATAACTACTTTAACGATGTATCCGACCTGAGGTTACATTTCGATCATATTATCAATTGGAAGGAAATCGTAGATTCCTACGAGGGCGGATTTGTAGATGCCGCAAAATATAAGGCCGGAGACGAAAGATTTGCAGCTGCACCTTCTACTCACGAGGAAGCATTAGAATATTATAAAACATTACTTGACTCAGTGGGAGAATTTGCAGGAAAAGAGATCGCTCCTTATGTGGCCGAATTGGACAAAGTCGGGGTAAAATTCGAGAATGGAAAAGTAGTATTCCCCGAAAAACTATTGGAGATTGTCCGAAAGGCAAGGGATGCAGGATTACAACCCACAGGTTTTTCAAGAAAATACGGCGGTCTAGGAGTTCCTTGGACTGTTAGGGCATTCTTTAGCGAAATATTATATAGAGTGGATGCATCCGTTTGTATCTCCATCGGTTGTGTAAACTTAGCCGAAATCGTAGAAAAGAACGGAAGCGAAGAATTAAAAGAGGAATGGTTGCCTCGTTTGGCAGCAGGAGAATTTGCCTGCGCCATGGGACTCACAGAACCAGATCATGGTTCCGATCTGCCTGGACTTCGCACTAAAGCTACTCATAAAGAAGGAAATATTTACCTATTAAATGGAACCAAAAGATTTATCACCCAAGGCTGTGGCACTGGAGAAATTCCTGCGATCCTTTTGTTACTCGCTCGGACAGGGAATCCTGGAAGTGGGGCTAGAGGGCTTTCTTTCTTCTTGGTCCAATCCAAAGATGTACAAGTTGCCGGAATAGAAAAGAAGATGGGTTTACATTGTTCTCCAACTTGTGAGATCGTTTTAGAAAATACTCCAGGGATCTTGATCGGAGAAGAAGGTCACGGACTCATCAAACATACGATGGGAATGTTGAACGGTGCCCGTATGGGAATTTCCCAACAAGGGGTTGGGATCGCGCAAGCAGCGTTAGCCGAAACTAAAAAATACACTTCAGAAAGAATACAATTCGGAAAGCCGATCGGAACAATTCCAGCAGTCCGTAAAATCCTTCACAGAATGGAAAGAGAAACCATGGCAATGCGTTGTCTGATGTTAGAAGGAGCGAGAGCCATGGATCTGTATTATTTCAGAGGAGATCATCTGAAAGAAAAAGGCGCCACAGAAAGAGATCTAAAATCCGACGTGGTCCTGAAATATTGGGAAAAGTTAGCCGGAATACTTACACCTATTTCCAAGTTTTACTGTTCCGAGTCTTGTGTGAAAATCGCAGGTGATGCGGTCCAACTTCATGGAGGAGCAGGCTTCACAGAAGATTACGATGTCTCCAGAATTTATAGGGACTCAAGGATCACTACTATCTATGACGGGACTTCTCAGATCCAAGTCAATGCGAGTATTGGTGGGATCGTTACTGGAATGAGCGGTCATGGTTTCTTAAGAGAATATATTGATAACGAATGGTCCCATTTCCCAACGGAAGATACCAAGGTTCTTTCGGATGTTTGGGACGGTTTCCAAGAAGCAGTTGTGATGTATAAAGAACTTTCAACTTCCGAAGAAAGGGAAGAAACTGCGGATGAGATCGTTTGGGCAAGCGCCAGACTTCTTTCCGGATTGTTATTCTATCGTTCCACTCTTCGTATTCCTGAAGAGCTTCGACCAGAAAGACTTTCACATGTAGAAGAGTATAATCTAGATAGCTTGGGTTATATGGAAGGACTTAAGGCTAAGCTTAGGGTTAAAATTTCGGCCAGGCAGGCAGTTTAG
- a CDS encoding response regulator — translation METETSQNAILCVDDEAIILITLQKELKKQLGNLFQYETALNAEEAMEVIDDLVGAGVNVILILSDWLMPGIKGDEFLILVHQKYPQIRSILITGHVDAAAVDRVKREAGTYTVIPKPWDVNKLMEAVRVCCNLN, via the coding sequence TTGGAAACTGAAACATCACAGAATGCGATCCTTTGTGTGGATGACGAGGCGATCATCTTAATTACCTTACAGAAGGAATTAAAGAAGCAGCTCGGAAATTTATTCCAATACGAAACTGCCTTAAATGCGGAAGAAGCTATGGAAGTCATAGACGATCTAGTAGGTGCAGGTGTGAACGTGATCCTGATCCTTTCCGATTGGTTGATGCCGGGGATAAAGGGGGACGAGTTTTTAATTTTGGTTCACCAAAAATACCCTCAGATCCGATCCATTCTGATTACAGGACATGTAGATGCTGCCGCGGTGGATAGGGTCAAACGAGAGGCGGGGACTTATACTGTGATCCCTAAACCTTGGGATGTGAACAAACTAATGGAAGCCGTTCGTGTTTGTTGTAATCTGAATTAG